The Candidatus Glassbacteria bacterium genome has a segment encoding these proteins:
- a CDS encoding Gfo/Idh/MocA family oxidoreductase: MESREKQINRRSFIRGGAAFAGGLGAMIAAGNSSLFGAVPPSDKITVGFIGVGARAQQIMDSMIQIPGLEIVNVCDAYTGRVKRAISRANGRPKAVEDYRRILQDKSVDAVVIATPDHWHKQMAIEAVEAGKDVYIEKPLTYNVDEGIEIINAVKASDRVFQVGSQGISSGIQQKARDVIGSGKLGQITMIRAYFNRNTAGGAWIYPIPPDANRSTVDWEKFLGPAPQRAFDLPRFFRWRCYQDYSGGIATDLFVHLCTTIHYLMDVPAPVQVMGMGDLYRWKTSRDVPDSINASLKYREGFMVNMSGTFNNTMTSGSGFQVLGTEGSLEIGGRLTFHPETPVENDRWVVRSWEKSLDDAYYADPKMIEYEEKARARSAARKPEVIMSGGEGDSTKAHLEHWVGCIKNRNTPLENAEVGHRACSVAHMVNMSIASGNSMWWDFERDNIRKW; encoded by the coding sequence ATGGAGTCCAGGGAAAAACAGATTAACCGTCGGTCGTTTATCAGAGGCGGAGCGGCGTTCGCCGGGGGTCTGGGGGCGATGATCGCCGCGGGCAACTCCAGCCTCTTCGGTGCGGTCCCGCCCTCGGACAAGATTACGGTCGGTTTTATCGGGGTCGGTGCGCGCGCCCAGCAGATTATGGATTCGATGATCCAGATTCCGGGCCTGGAAATCGTTAATGTCTGCGATGCCTACACAGGCCGCGTGAAACGCGCGATCTCCCGCGCCAACGGCCGCCCCAAAGCGGTCGAAGACTATCGCCGGATCCTGCAGGACAAGAGTGTGGACGCGGTCGTGATCGCCACGCCCGACCACTGGCACAAGCAGATGGCTATCGAGGCTGTCGAAGCCGGTAAGGACGTCTATATCGAAAAGCCGCTGACCTACAATGTCGATGAAGGGATCGAGATCATCAACGCGGTCAAAGCCAGTGACCGTGTGTTCCAGGTCGGCAGCCAGGGTATCTCCAGCGGAATCCAGCAGAAAGCCCGCGACGTTATCGGCAGCGGCAAGCTGGGCCAGATCACGATGATCCGCGCCTATTTCAACCGCAACACCGCCGGCGGCGCGTGGATCTATCCGATCCCGCCCGATGCCAACCGCAGCACGGTGGACTGGGAAAAATTCCTGGGCCCGGCGCCCCAGCGCGCATTCGATCTCCCGCGTTTCTTCCGCTGGAGATGCTACCAGGACTACTCGGGCGGTATCGCCACCGACCTGTTCGTCCACCTCTGCACCACGATCCATTACCTGATGGACGTTCCGGCGCCCGTGCAGGTGATGGGCATGGGCGATCTCTACCGCTGGAAAACCAGCCGCGATGTTCCCGATTCGATCAACGCCTCGCTGAAATACAGGGAAGGCTTCATGGTCAACATGTCGGGTACGTTCAACAATACCATGACCAGCGGCTCCGGTTTCCAGGTGCTGGGCACCGAGGGCAGTCTGGAGATCGGCGGACGGCTGACTTTCCATCCCGAAACCCCTGTCGAAAACGACCGCTGGGTGGTCCGCAGCTGGGAGAAAAGTCTCGATGACGCTTACTACGCCGATCCCAAGATGATCGAGTACGAAGAGAAAGCCCGTGCGCGCTCGGCGGCCAGGAAACCCGAAGTCATCATGTCCGGCGGCGAGGGCGACAGCACCAAGGCCCACCTGGAGCACTGGGTCGGCTGCATCAAGAACCGCAACACCCCGCTGGAAAACGCCGAGGTCGGCCACCGCGCCTGCTCCGTGGCGCACATGGTCAACATGTCGATTGCCTCTGGAAACTCCATGTGGTGGGATTTTGAGCGGGACAACATCAGGAAGTGGTAA
- a CDS encoding cytochrome C554 encodes MKRMIGLLTVALIVVLALSFSVMGADHNYIGASKCKICHMSKKKGNQYGKWQSAKHSKAYETLGTPAAKEAAAKAGVSGNPQEAAQCLKCHVTGYDAPAARKEAKWDKTEGVTCESCHGAGADYAPMKVMKDQEASVAAGMIIPTVETCKGCHNEQSPTFKEFNCAEAYAKVAHDNPATEGGGSLQGCN; translated from the coding sequence ATGAAGAGGATGATCGGCCTGCTGACGGTGGCGTTGATCGTGGTCTTGGCTCTGAGTTTCAGCGTCATGGGAGCCGACCACAACTACATCGGCGCTTCCAAGTGTAAAATCTGTCACATGAGCAAAAAGAAGGGTAATCAATACGGTAAATGGCAGTCCGCCAAGCATTCCAAGGCTTACGAAACCCTGGGAACGCCGGCCGCCAAGGAAGCGGCCGCCAAGGCCGGAGTGAGCGGAAATCCCCAGGAAGCCGCCCAATGCCTTAAGTGCCACGTCACCGGTTACGATGCTCCCGCGGCCCGGAAAGAAGCCAAGTGGGACAAAACAGAGGGCGTGACCTGCGAATCCTGCCACGGGGCCGGCGCCGACTATGCGCCGATGAAAGTGATGAAGGACCAGGAGGCCTCGGTTGCGGCAGGGATGATAATCCCGACAGTGGAGACCTGCAAGGGCTGCCATAACGAGCAGTCCCCGACGTTCAAGGAATTCAACTGCGCCGAAGCGTATGCCAAAGTCGCCCACGACAACCCGGCTACCGAGGGCGGAGGGTCCCTGCAAGGCTGCAACTGA